The nucleotide window CTGTCAGGTTTGTGGATTACATCACAATCAGTCGCTCAGTGGCAAAGCGCTCACCATCCACAACGATGTGAACCATGTACATTCCTGTAGCGAGGTTCTTGTTGAAGTGAATCAGTCGGCTTACGCTGTCGCCCACGTGGCCAAATCCTTCATTCTGGATCAACTGTCCGTTGATGTCGTAAATC belongs to Cryomorphaceae bacterium and includes:
- a CDS encoding T9SS C-terminal target domain-containing protein, whose protein sequence is IYDINGQLIQNEGFGHVGDSVSRLIHFNKNLATGMYMVHIVVDGERFATERLIVM